The Desmonostoc muscorum LEGE 12446 genome includes a region encoding these proteins:
- a CDS encoding DUF4079 domain-containing protein — translation MSLELSPSVKYWLNFFHPLIMWALLAVSIYAAYLGLQVQRTRNAQGEEKKELIKGRYNVRHYQIGSILLALMVTGAIGGMAVTYINNGKLFVGPHLLAGLGMTGLIAFSAALSPYMQKGANWARATHILLNFTLLGLFAWQAVTGVQIIQRILTKA, via the coding sequence ATGAGTCTGGAACTTTCTCCGTCGGTGAAATATTGGCTGAACTTCTTTCATCCACTGATTATGTGGGCGCTATTGGCAGTCTCAATTTATGCTGCGTATTTAGGGTTGCAAGTACAGCGTACCAGAAATGCTCAGGGAGAAGAAAAGAAAGAACTGATTAAAGGTAGATATAACGTCAGACATTATCAAATCGGGTCTATACTCCTAGCTTTGATGGTGACAGGTGCAATTGGAGGGATGGCTGTCACTTACATCAACAATGGCAAGTTATTTGTAGGGCCTCACCTGCTAGCAGGATTGGGGATGACGGGTTTGATTGCATTTTCAGCGGCTTTGTCTCCCTATATGCAAAAAGGAGCAAATTGGGCGCGTGCAACTCACATTTTGTTGAATTTCACGCTTTTGGGACTTTTTGCTTGGCAGGCAGTGACTGGAGTGCAAATTATCCAAAGAATTCTCACTAAAGCATAG
- a CDS encoding WD40 repeat domain-containing protein: protein MTKTEKKSTGKKSYSRKAYLGRYPYNLVSSGNLEKYYQTLTDFEFLTAKINHPEFGVQALIEDYDLIDDAEALNNPKKVKSLKLIQGALRLSAHILVTDKQQLASQLQGRLLHQKTSEEIQALLTQIKQKITTPWLCPLTPSLTPPGGRLLRTLTGHSNSVNAVAVTPNGQQVISASRDNTLKVWNLATGEELFTLTGHSDSVNAIAVTPNGQQVISASLDSTLKVWNLATGEELFTLTGHSDWVNAVAVTPNGQQVISASRDRTIKVWNLATGEELFTLTGHSYLVNAIAITPNGQQVISASNDDTLKVWNLATGEELFTLTGHSDWVNAVAVTPNGQQVISASNDGILKVWNLATGEVIATFTGDSPIYSCAVAPDGMTIVVGDSSGKVHFLRLEGMAGE, encoded by the coding sequence ATGACGAAAACTGAGAAGAAATCAACAGGAAAAAAATCCTACTCCCGCAAAGCTTATCTGGGCAGATATCCTTATAATTTGGTAAGTTCGGGAAATTTAGAAAAATATTATCAAACGCTGACTGATTTTGAATTTTTAACGGCAAAGATTAATCATCCTGAGTTTGGGGTACAGGCGCTAATTGAAGATTACGATTTGATTGATGATGCAGAAGCATTAAATAACCCTAAAAAAGTCAAAAGTCTGAAATTGATTCAAGGTGCATTAAGGCTATCAGCGCATATTTTAGTAACAGATAAGCAACAGTTAGCCAGTCAATTACAGGGAAGGTTATTACATCAGAAAACGTCAGAGGAGATTCAGGCATTATTAACACAGATAAAGCAAAAAATAACTACTCCTTGGCTGTGTCCCTTGACCCCAAGCTTAACGCCACCAGGAGGACGCTTACTCCGCACACTCACTGGTCATAGTAACTCGGTAAATGCCGTCGCCGTCACCCCCAATGGGCAACAGGTGATTTCTGCATCCCGTGACAACACCCTCAAAGTCTGGAATTTGGCAACTGGGGAGGAACTATTCACTCTCACTGGTCATAGTGACTCGGTAAATGCCATCGCCGTCACTCCCAATGGGCAACAGGTGATTTCTGCATCCTTGGACTCCACCCTCAAAGTCTGGAATTTGGCAACTGGGGAGGAACTATTCACCCTCACTGGTCATAGTGACTGGGTAAATGCCGTCGCCGTCACCCCCAATGGGCAACAGGTGATTTCTGCATCCCGTGACAGAACCATCAAAGTCTGGAATTTGGCAACAGGGGAGGAACTATTCACCCTCACTGGTCATAGTTACTTGGTAAATGCCATCGCCATCACCCCCAATGGGCAACAGGTGATTTCTGCCTCCAATGACGACACCCTCAAAGTCTGGAATTTGGCAACAGGGGAGGAACTATTCACCCTCACTGGTCATAGTGACTGGGTAAATGCCGTCGCCGTCACCCCCAATGGGCAACAGGTAATTTCTGCCTCCAATGACGGCATCCTCAAAGTCTGGAATTTGGCAACTGGGGAGGTCATTGCCACTTTTACAGGAGATAGTCCCATTTATTCCTGTGCAGTTGCACCAGACGGTATGACAATTGTAGTTGGGGATTCTTCAGGTAAAGTGCATTTTTTACGTCTTGAAGGAATGGCAGGGGAATGA
- a CDS encoding amidase gives MNEVDLAFTPALELAQLIRRREVSPLELVEIYLERIGQLNPQLGSYFTVTAEMAIADAKAKTELLTTTSELPPFFGVPISIKDLNAVSGITCTYGNPALINNIANYDDGVVTRIKQAGFTILGKTATSELGSFPYSEPTGFPAARNPWNLEYTPGGSSGGAAAAVAAGLCAIAQGSDGGGSIRGPAACCGLVGLKPSRGRVSKAPIGERLAGIAVNGPIARTVADAAALLDAISGYITGDPYWLPDPETSFLAASETKLGALRIAFDTSIFPLGEADANCQQGVRETVQLLEQLGHQVEQKSPDFSGLVEPFQIVWQAGIAASGLPVEALQPVNRWLFARTGSVAEYLQAVAQMQVVARQIVAFFDTVDVLVLPVYLHSPIRVGEWANLSPEETFQNIIQWVAPCPPANATGQPAIAIPVGFDSKGLPISVQLIGKPAAEATLISLAAQIEAAKPWIHHRPALAT, from the coding sequence ATGAATGAAGTTGATTTAGCATTTACCCCAGCACTAGAGTTAGCCCAATTAATCCGTCGCCGGGAAGTATCACCGCTAGAGTTGGTAGAAATATATTTAGAACGGATTGGGCAGTTGAATCCCCAATTAGGAAGTTATTTTACAGTTACGGCAGAAATGGCGATCGCAGATGCCAAAGCCAAAACAGAATTACTGACAACTACCTCAGAACTACCGCCATTTTTTGGTGTGCCGATTTCCATCAAAGACCTGAATGCTGTATCAGGCATTACTTGTACTTATGGAAATCCGGCATTAATCAACAATATCGCTAACTATGATGATGGCGTTGTGACGAGGATTAAACAAGCCGGGTTTACTATTCTTGGTAAAACAGCCACTTCGGAATTAGGTTCATTTCCTTACAGTGAACCTACGGGTTTTCCAGCAGCGAGAAATCCGTGGAATTTAGAATACACTCCTGGTGGTTCTAGTGGTGGTGCAGCGGCGGCGGTAGCAGCCGGATTGTGTGCGATCGCCCAAGGTTCTGATGGCGGCGGTTCAATTCGGGGGCCTGCGGCTTGTTGTGGTTTGGTGGGACTTAAACCATCACGGGGTAGGGTGAGTAAAGCACCCATAGGCGAACGCTTGGCTGGAATTGCCGTCAACGGGCCGATCGCCCGGACTGTAGCTGATGCTGCTGCGCTTTTGGATGCCATATCTGGCTACATCACAGGCGATCCTTACTGGTTACCAGATCCTGAAACATCATTTCTCGCCGCCAGCGAAACAAAACTTGGTGCTTTACGAATTGCCTTTGACACTAGCATTTTTCCTTTGGGAGAAGCTGACGCCAACTGTCAGCAAGGCGTCCGAGAAACAGTCCAGTTATTAGAACAACTCGGTCATCAAGTTGAACAGAAATCTCCAGATTTCAGCGGTTTAGTTGAACCATTTCAAATCGTTTGGCAAGCTGGGATAGCTGCGTCAGGACTTCCTGTTGAAGCCTTACAACCGGTGAACCGCTGGCTATTTGCCCGCACAGGTTCCGTAGCTGAGTACCTGCAAGCAGTTGCCCAAATGCAGGTAGTGGCACGGCAAATTGTGGCGTTTTTTGATACTGTTGATGTGCTGGTATTGCCAGTTTATTTACATTCACCTATCCGTGTTGGGGAATGGGCTAATCTGAGTCCAGAAGAAACATTCCAAAATATTATTCAATGGGTTGCCCCTTGTCCGCCTGCCAATGCAACTGGACAACCAGCGATCGCCATTCCTGTAGGATTTGATAGTAAAGGTTTACCCATCAGTGTGCAACTCATTGGCAAGCCGGCGGCTGAAGCCACACTCATCAGCCTAGCAGCACAAATAGAAGCGGCTAAACCTTGGATTCATCATCGTCCAGCCTTGGCTACATAA
- a CDS encoding DUF1997 domain-containing protein, whose protein sequence is MLLRNGEYQSLEITETVLPVASSQEEANETLTQANVATLTKFYGRYQDCMEMFAPAEKVAEYLNSHNSWFSRCAEPMKVQQLGENGYALTIGRFGSFGYEVEPKIGLELLPPDEGIYRIRTIPIPDYHPPGYDVDYRASLKLTENVASDVSTDIGEVTRVEWELDLVVYIHFPRFIQRLPKSLVQSTGDRLLNQIVRQVSRRLTRKVQEDFHKTLQIPFPVNSKKKR, encoded by the coding sequence ATGCTTTTAAGAAACGGCGAATACCAATCCTTGGAAATAACAGAAACAGTTTTACCAGTAGCGTCCAGCCAAGAAGAAGCAAACGAGACATTAACACAAGCAAATGTAGCGACGCTAACAAAATTTTACGGTCGTTATCAAGACTGTATGGAAATGTTTGCCCCAGCAGAAAAGGTTGCTGAGTACCTCAATTCTCACAATTCATGGTTTTCGCGCTGCGCTGAACCGATGAAGGTGCAACAGTTGGGGGAAAATGGCTATGCTCTAACAATTGGTCGTTTTGGTTCTTTTGGTTATGAAGTAGAACCAAAAATTGGTTTGGAATTATTGCCTCCAGATGAAGGTATTTACCGCATCCGCACAATTCCCATCCCTGATTACCATCCGCCTGGTTATGACGTAGATTACCGAGCATCCCTCAAGTTAACAGAAAACGTCGCAAGTGATGTTTCTACTGATATTGGCGAAGTGACCAGAGTTGAATGGGAGTTGGATTTAGTAGTTTATATACACTTTCCCAGGTTTATTCAGCGATTACCCAAGTCTTTAGTTCAATCTACAGGCGATCGCTTACTTAATCAAATCGTCCGCCAAGTCTCCCGCCGCTTAACTCGCAAAGTCCAAGAAGATTTTCATAAAACTTTGCAAATACCCTTTCCTGTCAACTCCAAGAAAAAGCGGTGA
- a CDS encoding ankyrin repeat domain-containing protein encodes MTENNDTLLLKAAKSGDIKGLCALLADGAKVDACDRQGTTALMFAANLGYTEIVRSLLDAGANINLKRKLYSLTALMLAASTKQLDIVQLLVSRGADVNATNEDGSTALMAAVVKGHVDVVRVLLAAGAGVDIADKDDDTALKLAVKHGHVEVIKAILQTGVDVNVPDEEGETPLMLAADLGHLEVVQALLAAGADIKAKNVGGGTALSAAAAAGHSAIASALLDRDAEINLQDQDGETALHLAVVEGYVDVVQVLLNKGADVQIRNHLGDTPLLVAALQGHSQIVEALLRCGGDISGKNLGEVPLTLAASHGHTQTVKVLLDYGADANIPADDGKSALIKATERQHTEVIQMLLAKGADVNFQDSARATALMWAASAGYAEIVKLLVQAGADVNLTNRGGYTALMIAEFNGYQDIVRSLQNAGAQE; translated from the coding sequence ATGACTGAAAACAATGATACTTTGCTGCTGAAGGCTGCTAAAAGTGGGGATATTAAGGGGCTGTGTGCGCTACTGGCTGATGGTGCGAAGGTGGATGCGTGCGATCGCCAAGGCACCACGGCGTTAATGTTTGCTGCTAATCTAGGCTACACCGAAATTGTGCGATCGCTGCTGGATGCTGGGGCAAATATCAATTTAAAAAGAAAACTCTATAGTTTGACGGCTTTGATGTTAGCAGCTAGCACTAAACAGCTTGACATTGTACAACTTTTAGTATCCAGAGGTGCTGATGTCAACGCCACTAATGAAGATGGCAGCACGGCTTTAATGGCAGCAGTAGTTAAAGGTCATGTGGATGTAGTAAGAGTTTTACTAGCTGCTGGTGCAGGAGTGGATATCGCCGACAAAGATGATGATACGGCTTTGAAGCTGGCAGTTAAGCACGGACACGTAGAAGTTATCAAAGCAATTCTCCAAACTGGTGTAGATGTCAATGTTCCAGATGAGGAGGGTGAGACACCGTTAATGTTAGCGGCAGATTTGGGACATCTGGAGGTTGTCCAAGCACTGCTGGCGGCGGGGGCTGATATAAAGGCGAAAAACGTTGGTGGTGGAACTGCGTTATCGGCGGCGGCAGCAGCGGGACACAGTGCGATCGCATCTGCTTTACTAGATCGAGATGCCGAGATTAATCTCCAAGACCAAGATGGTGAAACTGCCTTACACCTTGCTGTTGTGGAAGGCTACGTTGATGTGGTGCAGGTGTTACTTAACAAAGGTGCCGATGTGCAAATTAGAAACCACCTGGGCGATACGCCATTGCTAGTAGCAGCCTTGCAGGGACACAGCCAAATTGTGGAAGCACTGCTGCGTTGTGGGGGAGATATTTCTGGAAAAAACCTCGGTGAAGTACCTTTGACGCTGGCTGCATCACATGGCCACACCCAAACAGTGAAAGTGTTGCTAGATTATGGTGCTGATGCCAATATTCCAGCAGATGATGGCAAAAGTGCTTTGATTAAAGCAACCGAACGCCAGCACACGGAGGTGATACAAATGCTCTTGGCAAAGGGGGCAGATGTGAATTTTCAAGACTCAGCAAGGGCAACAGCATTGATGTGGGCTGCTTCAGCGGGTTATGCAGAGATTGTGAAGTTATTAGTCCAAGCTGGGGCAGATGTGAATTTGACGAACCGAGGGGGTTACACAGCTTTAATGATTGCAGAATTTAATGGTTATCAGGATATAGTACGCAGTTTGCAAAACGCTGGGGCGCAGGAATAA
- a CDS encoding Uma2 family endonuclease gives MSVQLLRRKFTVEQYHKMVESGILTEDDRVELIKGEIIEMSPIGTKHAACVNRLVNLLIQLLGKRIILASQNPVALNNNSEPQPDVALLKLRDDFYATAHPQPQDIFLLIEVADSTILYDREEKIPLYAQANIIEVWLVDINEEIVEVYQQPTAVGYQHLQKFASGQSLTIPGFPDVSITVDEIFGR, from the coding sequence ATGTCTGTACAATTGCTAAGACGGAAATTTACAGTTGAACAATATCATAAAATGGTTGAGTCCGGGATTCTGACAGAGGATGACCGGGTGGAATTGATTAAGGGAGAAATTATTGAGATGTCGCCTATTGGGACAAAACATGCTGCTTGTGTAAATCGACTAGTTAATCTCTTAATTCAACTGTTGGGAAAACGCATTATACTTGCTTCTCAAAATCCGGTTGCGTTGAACAATAACTCAGAACCTCAGCCAGATGTGGCATTACTCAAACTCCGTGATGATTTCTACGCCACAGCACACCCCCAACCCCAGGATATTTTTTTATTAATTGAAGTGGCTGATTCGACTATTTTGTATGACCGGGAAGAGAAAATTCCTTTGTATGCACAAGCAAACATTATTGAAGTTTGGTTAGTAGATATTAACGAGGAAATTGTCGAAGTTTATCAACAACCAACAGCCGTAGGATATCAGCATCTGCAAAAGTTCGCTAGCGGTCAAAGTTTAACAATTCCAGGTTTCCCTGATGTCAGTATTACTGTTGATGAAATCTTTGGCAGATAA
- a CDS encoding SDR family oxidoreductase, with the protein MKAFVAGATGETGRRIVQELVARNIPVIALVRDIEKARGILSPEAELVLGDVLQPETLTAALGDSTVVLVATGAKPSFDPTGPYKVDFEGTKNLVDAAKAKGIEHFVFVSSLCTSLLFHPLNLFWLILVWKKQAEEYIQKSGLTYTIVRPGGLKNEDNTDSIVMQGADTLFEGSLPRQKVAQVCVEALSEPAARNKVVEIVAKSEAASKSFTELFQQC; encoded by the coding sequence ATGAAAGCATTTGTAGCAGGGGCAACAGGTGAAACAGGTCGCCGGATCGTGCAAGAATTGGTAGCGCGGAATATTCCTGTCATAGCTCTGGTGCGGGATATAGAAAAAGCTAGGGGTATTCTGTCTCCGGAGGCTGAATTGGTGCTAGGCGACGTGTTACAACCAGAAACTCTGACTGCTGCGTTGGGAGATAGCACAGTTGTGTTGGTTGCGACTGGCGCGAAACCTAGCTTTGACCCCACTGGCCCCTATAAAGTGGATTTTGAAGGTACGAAAAATTTAGTCGATGCTGCTAAGGCTAAGGGGATTGAGCATTTTGTCTTTGTTTCTTCTTTGTGTACTTCTTTGCTGTTCCATCCACTGAATTTGTTTTGGCTGATTTTGGTGTGGAAAAAGCAAGCTGAAGAATACATCCAGAAAAGTGGTCTTACTTATACGATTGTCCGGCCTGGTGGCTTAAAGAATGAAGATAATACCGACTCCATTGTGATGCAGGGTGCTGATACCCTGTTTGAGGGTAGCCTTCCTCGCCAAAAAGTCGCCCAAGTTTGCGTCGAGGCGCTGTCAGAACCAGCTGCACGCAATAAAGTTGTGGAGATTGTAGCAAAATCTGAAGCCGCGTCGAAAAGTTTTACAGAGCTATTTCAACAGTGCTAG
- a CDS encoding tetratricopeptide repeat protein — MENIHQPNSDNGHISSPKGFGSQSPKKPKLPNRRQSPNVDQLFAQAVNYHQQQQFDQALNAYRQVLAIDPKYIDALTNLGSLLKRLGQVEEAIAIYRQGLALKPESAETWFNLGNALHESRQLEAAESAFSQTVQLKPNLGVAHFKLGKVLQEQEKLIQAVDCYRQAITLMPDSAQAYTNLGNVLKALGQLEAAVAHHRQALQLQPNSAQGYYNLGNALTAQEQHESAAAAYQQALQLQPDWAEALLNLAVAYLALENFQEAEQALKQAVVLKSDLSLAHFHLGKLLQKQGDTAAAEVHLGQCWQLQPDEAKPLEALLLLLQTQGKYSQAIALLQDHLKRHPNQAIAHCYLGTLYNNIGHFFEAISHLQQALQLDSNLAIAHNNLGYALIQNGQLSAGIDSCLRAIEIQPNLAIAYLNQGLALNNQGRVSEAIACFQETLRIDPDYHPGNSNLLYALNYSPDYSPATLAAAHHQWGQQVTKLMGGRGDGETRRGLNNFKSKIQVALLAHQRCDPKSKILRVGYVSPDFRQHSVAYFFEPILRHHNPSQVETFCYANVPNPDAVTERLRGLCHNWRHVYNMDDDQLADLVRFDDIDILVDLAGHTGSNRLPMFVRQPAPIQVTYLGYPNTTGLANMNYRLTDTWADPPGLTDEYYTEELIRLPRCFLCYQPSPTAPPVMDLPAKSMGRITFGSFNNLPKITPEVIALWSQILDSVPNSRIILKIRWFDDQPTRDRYLSLFADCGIDSHRVKLIGMIPDSNHHLAFYGNIDIALDPFPYHGTTTTCEALWMGVPVITLAGQTHVSRVGVSLLTTVGVPELIASTPQEYVAKAVALASDLPTLSQLRFNLRQQVAASALCDAVAHTQALEAIYRQLWQRFVQVAD; from the coding sequence ATGGAGAATATTCACCAACCAAATTCGGACAATGGCCATATCTCTTCGCCCAAGGGATTTGGAAGTCAATCCCCCAAAAAACCGAAGCTCCCCAACAGGCGGCAATCCCCCAATGTTGACCAGTTATTTGCCCAAGCAGTCAACTACCACCAACAGCAACAGTTTGATCAAGCCCTAAATGCCTATCGGCAAGTCTTAGCCATTGACCCCAAATATATAGATGCCCTGACGAATTTGGGAAGTCTGCTCAAACGCTTGGGACAAGTCGAAGAAGCGATCGCTATCTACCGCCAGGGGTTAGCATTAAAACCTGAAAGTGCAGAAACTTGGTTCAATCTCGGCAATGCCCTCCACGAAAGCAGGCAATTAGAGGCAGCAGAATCAGCTTTTAGTCAGACAGTGCAGCTCAAACCGAATTTGGGTGTTGCCCACTTCAAGCTGGGAAAAGTTCTCCAAGAACAAGAAAAATTGATCCAGGCGGTAGACTGCTATCGACAAGCGATTACCCTGATGCCGGATTCCGCCCAAGCTTACACCAACCTGGGGAATGTCCTCAAAGCCCTCGGTCAATTAGAGGCAGCCGTGGCTCACCATCGCCAAGCACTGCAACTGCAACCTAACTCGGCACAAGGGTATTACAATTTGGGGAACGCCCTCACCGCCCAAGAGCAACACGAATCAGCCGCAGCAGCCTATCAACAGGCACTCCAACTCCAACCAGACTGGGCCGAAGCCCTGTTAAATCTGGCGGTTGCGTATCTGGCTTTGGAGAATTTCCAGGAGGCAGAGCAAGCTTTAAAACAGGCTGTGGTTCTCAAAAGTGACCTAAGCCTAGCCCACTTCCATCTGGGCAAACTGCTACAGAAACAGGGCGACACTGCCGCTGCTGAAGTCCACCTCGGCCAATGTTGGCAGCTTCAGCCCGATGAAGCAAAGCCTTTGGAGGCTCTGCTGTTACTTCTGCAAACTCAGGGGAAATATTCCCAGGCGATCGCTTTGTTGCAGGATCACCTCAAACGCCACCCCAATCAAGCGATCGCCCACTGCTACCTGGGCACTCTCTACAACAATATTGGTCACTTTTTTGAGGCAATCTCCCACCTACAGCAAGCATTGCAACTTGACTCCAACCTCGCAATTGCCCACAATAATCTCGGCTATGCCTTGATTCAAAATGGGCAATTGAGTGCAGGAATAGATAGTTGTCTACGGGCAATTGAGATTCAGCCGAATTTAGCCATTGCCTACCTCAACCAGGGTCTTGCCCTAAATAACCAAGGCAGAGTTTCAGAAGCGATCGCCTGCTTCCAAGAAACCCTACGGATTGACCCAGACTACCACCCAGGTAACTCCAATCTGCTGTATGCGCTCAATTACTCGCCAGATTACAGCCCTGCCACACTTGCCGCTGCCCACCACCAGTGGGGTCAGCAAGTTACAAAGCTGATGGGGGGACGCGGGGACGGGGAGACACGGAGAGGTTTGAATAATTTCAAATCCAAAATCCAAGTTGCGCTTCTAGCGCACCAAAGGTGCGACCCAAAATCCAAAATTCTTCGTGTGGGTTACGTCTCGCCAGACTTCCGCCAACACTCAGTTGCCTATTTTTTCGAGCCAATTCTTAGGCATCACAACCCTAGCCAAGTAGAAACTTTTTGCTATGCCAATGTCCCTAACCCAGATGCAGTTACCGAACGCCTCCGTGGGTTGTGCCACAACTGGCGGCATGTTTACAACATGGACGATGACCAATTGGCTGATTTAGTGCGATTTGATGACATTGACATCTTGGTAGATTTGGCAGGTCATACCGGTAGCAACCGCCTGCCTATGTTTGTCCGCCAGCCCGCACCCATTCAAGTTACTTATTTGGGCTATCCTAATACCACAGGTTTAGCCAATATGAATTACCGCCTCACGGATACCTGGGCTGATCCTCCCGGTTTGACAGATGAGTATTACACCGAGGAACTCATCCGTCTACCTCGCTGCTTTTTGTGTTATCAGCCCTCCCCCACAGCCCCGCCAGTGATGGACTTACCCGCCAAGAGTATGGGGCGAATTACCTTTGGTTCCTTCAACAACTTGCCCAAAATCACCCCAGAAGTGATTGCCCTGTGGTCACAAATTCTCGACTCCGTGCCGAATTCCCGGATCATCCTCAAGATTCGCTGGTTCGACGATCAACCAACCCGCGATCGCTATCTATCATTGTTTGCCGACTGCGGTATTGACAGCCATCGGGTGAAGTTAATTGGGATGATTCCAGACTCCAATCACCACCTCGCTTTCTATGGCAACATTGACATTGCCCTCGACCCCTTTCCCTACCACGGTACAACCACCACTTGCGAGGCACTATGGATGGGTGTTCCAGTGATTACCCTAGCTGGACAGACCCATGTCAGCCGGGTGGGAGTTAGCTTGCTGACCACTGTAGGCGTACCAGAGTTGATTGCCTCCACTCCCCAGGAATATGTGGCTAAAGCAGTAGCTTTGGCATCAGATCTGCCGACACTAAGCCAGTTGCGGTTCAATCTCCGACAACAAGTAGCTGCTTCTGCTCTGTGCGATGCTGTTGCCCATACCCAGGCTCTGGAAGCCATCTATCGACAGTTGTGGCAGCGGTTTGTCCAAGTGGCAGATTAA
- a CDS encoding NACHT domain-containing protein gives MLDSDKVKASEVGKTRLREAMKQAQLTQEKLASNTHVSIDTIKRLLGVKPAPNGVERWSVKNIANYLNISPLDIVDPQDWYQNLQLSQEFEVLIKEKIRSFCGRKFVFDAFKDFLNKYPKGYFTVIGDAGMGKSAIAAKYVDEKKAICYFNVLQERNNRPELFIKSIRQQLINRYQLENADNDDLSALLIKASSKILNNEPLVIVIDALDEVEQAPGAENILYLPKTLPDKVYFLLTRRRYEPGKNRLYTEGAEQIELDLNASRYNKDNRDDIQEYIRFFLNHDVDYKAGLLKWIQDRDINREAFVEQVAAKSESNFMYLRYVLPGIAKGEYNDFNLKQLPDGLQQYYQTHWVRMNMDSAPNKIMVIILYILVEIGTPIPCEMIADIAQEDEYEVQQILNKWFEYLKQQRIDGDTCYSIYHASFLDFLKSKPILDTKRQLIKEVNQRIVDYWEREREDDDEN, from the coding sequence ATGCTTGATTCCGATAAAGTAAAGGCTAGTGAAGTAGGAAAAACTCGGCTTCGAGAAGCCATGAAGCAAGCCCAATTGACTCAAGAAAAACTAGCATCGAATACTCATGTCAGCATTGATACCATTAAACGTCTGCTTGGGGTTAAACCTGCTCCTAATGGAGTCGAGAGATGGTCAGTAAAGAATATTGCTAATTATTTAAATATTAGCCCGTTAGATATAGTTGACCCTCAAGATTGGTATCAAAATCTGCAATTATCACAAGAGTTTGAAGTACTCATTAAAGAAAAGATTCGCTCCTTTTGCGGACGTAAATTTGTGTTTGATGCTTTTAAAGATTTCTTGAATAAATATCCCAAGGGTTATTTTACGGTAATCGGGGATGCTGGGATGGGGAAAAGTGCTATAGCTGCAAAATATGTTGATGAAAAGAAAGCTATTTGTTACTTTAATGTTTTGCAAGAAAGAAACAATCGCCCGGAATTATTTATCAAAAGTATTCGTCAACAGCTAATTAACCGCTATCAATTAGAAAATGCCGATAATGATGATTTATCAGCTTTGTTAATTAAAGCTAGTAGCAAAATTCTTAATAATGAACCCTTGGTAATTGTAATTGATGCGTTGGATGAAGTAGAGCAAGCACCAGGGGCAGAAAATATTTTATATTTGCCTAAGACTCTGCCAGATAAAGTTTATTTTTTGCTGACGAGGCGACGCTATGAACCGGGTAAAAATCGATTATATACTGAAGGTGCCGAGCAGATAGAGTTAGATTTAAACGCAAGCCGATATAACAAAGACAATCGTGATGATATTCAAGAATATATTCGCTTTTTTCTCAATCATGATGTAGATTATAAAGCCGGATTGCTCAAGTGGATTCAAGACCGCGATATCAACCGTGAGGCTTTTGTTGAGCAGGTAGCGGCAAAAAGTGAAAGTAATTTCATGTACCTGCGCTATGTCTTACCGGGAATTGCTAAAGGTGAATATAATGATTTTAATTTAAAGCAATTACCAGATGGTCTTCAACAATATTATCAAACTCATTGGGTGCGAATGAATATGGATTCTGCACCTAATAAAATTATGGTGATTATCCTGTATATTCTAGTAGAAATTGGTACGCCGATTCCTTGTGAGATGATTGCTGATATTGCCCAGGAAGATGAATATGAAGTGCAACAAATTTTAAATAAGTGGTTTGAATATTTAAAGCAACAAAGGATAGATGGAGACACTTGTTACAGCATCTACCATGCTAGTTTTCTAGACTTTCTCAAATCAAAACCGATTTTAGATACAAAGCGTCAGCTAATTAAAGAGGTGAATCAACGTATTGTTGATTACTGGGAACGGGAGAGAGAGGACGATGACGAAAACTGA